One stretch of Pomacea canaliculata isolate SZHN2017 linkage group LG11, ASM307304v1, whole genome shotgun sequence DNA includes these proteins:
- the LOC112574976 gene encoding uncharacterized protein LOC112574976, producing the protein MTLHYIHEFIITSKASFSGSLATRDLQLQLVRNTDKHILKNTIPDDNTEPRPIQRTRYRGYQLELLEGEFSRNPRPSWDVIEELARETGLTEGQVRVCGRMQAIARRTHVTVNYSTTRT; encoded by the exons ATGACACTTCACTACATCCACGAGTTCATCATAACCAGCAAGGCAAGCTTTTCTGGCTCACTAGCCACACGGGACTTGCAGCTTCAACTTGTCAGAAATACTGACAAACATATATTGA AAAACACCATTCCCGACGACAACACGGAGCCTCGTCCCATCCAGCGGACAAGGTATCGCGGCTATCAGCTGGAGCTGCTGGAGGGCGAGTTCTCCAGGAACCCCCGCCCCTCGTGGGATGTCATAGAAGAACTCGCCCGAGAGACGGGGCTAACGGAAGGACAAGTGCGG gtgtgtgggcgCATGCAAGCCATTGCGCGCAGGACCCACGTAACCGTCAATTACAGTACAACAAGGACATAA